The following are from one region of the Ruficoccus sp. ZRK36 genome:
- the cysE gene encoding serine O-acetyltransferase, which translates to MENDPVWEQLRQDAEQAASKERALASLFEEVVLTQDSLESALAVRLSRKLAYHATPEGYLKEVFCECFRDNPQIGERIRADITAIKERDPACRNYLAPLLYFKGFQAITCYRVAHELWNNGREELALYLQSLISEVFAVDIHPAARIGCGILLDHATSFVAGETSVIENHVSILHEVTLGGTGKTAGDRHPKVRHSVLIGAGAKLLGNIEIGHCARIGAGSVVVEDVPPHATVVGVPAVVTGFSKDPDPAQSMDQCIKH; encoded by the coding sequence ATGGAAAACGACCCGGTCTGGGAACAGTTACGACAGGATGCCGAGCAGGCCGCCAGCAAGGAACGCGCGCTGGCCAGCCTGTTCGAAGAGGTCGTGCTCACCCAGGACAGCCTGGAGAGTGCGCTCGCCGTGCGTCTGTCCCGTAAGCTCGCCTACCACGCCACCCCCGAAGGGTACCTCAAGGAAGTTTTCTGCGAGTGTTTCCGTGACAACCCTCAGATCGGTGAGCGCATCCGTGCCGACATCACCGCCATTAAGGAACGTGACCCGGCCTGCCGGAACTACCTGGCCCCCCTGCTCTACTTCAAGGGCTTCCAGGCCATCACCTGCTACCGTGTCGCCCACGAGCTTTGGAACAACGGGCGCGAGGAGCTCGCCCTGTACCTGCAGAGCCTGATCTCTGAGGTCTTCGCGGTGGACATCCACCCGGCTGCCCGGATCGGCTGCGGCATCCTGCTCGACCATGCCACCAGCTTTGTCGCGGGTGAGACCAGCGTGATCGAGAACCATGTCTCCATCCTGCACGAGGTCACCCTCGGAGGCACCGGCAAGACCGCTGGTGACCGTCATCCGAAGGTGCGCCACAGCGTACTCATCGGAGCCGGAGCCAAGCTGCTCGGCAACATCGAGATCGGCCACTGCGCCCGCATCGGTGCCGGCTCAGTCGTGGTCGAGGACGTACCGCCGCACGCCACCGTCGTCGGCGTCCCCGCCGTCGTCACCGGCTTCTCCAAAGACCCCGACCCGGCCCAGAGCATGGACCAGTGCATCAAGCACTGA
- a CDS encoding thioredoxin family protein, with product MKILTYSLILLSMLGMANLSHAAPKPGDAAPDFSLQGADGKTYTLSDFKGQFVILEWLNHGCPYVKKHYGTGNMQATQAKQTGDGAVWLSIVSSAPGTQGYETPADAQKTAKQMESKATAVLLDPTGKVGKEYGAKRTPEIFIINPEGEIVYHGAIDNVRSTNPADIKTATNYVNAAMAEATAGEPVSQASTQPYGCGVKYAH from the coding sequence ATGAAGATCCTCACTTACTCTCTGATTCTGCTCAGCATGCTGGGCATGGCCAACCTCTCGCACGCCGCTCCCAAGCCCGGCGATGCTGCCCCGGACTTTAGTCTCCAGGGGGCCGATGGTAAAACCTACACTCTTTCTGATTTCAAGGGTCAGTTCGTCATCCTCGAATGGCTCAACCATGGCTGCCCGTACGTGAAGAAGCACTACGGCACCGGCAATATGCAGGCCACCCAGGCCAAGCAAACCGGTGACGGGGCCGTCTGGCTGAGCATCGTCTCCTCCGCTCCCGGCACGCAGGGCTATGAGACGCCGGCTGATGCGCAGAAGACTGCCAAGCAGATGGAGTCGAAGGCGACAGCCGTGCTGCTGGACCCGACGGGCAAGGTCGGTAAGGAGTATGGCGCCAAGCGTACGCCCGAGATCTTTATCATCAATCCCGAGGGCGAGATCGTCTACCACGGGGCGATCGACAACGTCCGCTCGACCAATCCGGCTGACATCAAGACCGCCACCAACTACGTCAACGCCGCCATGGCTGAAGCTACTGCCGGTGAGCCCGTCTCGCAGGCCAGCACCCAGCCCTACGGCTGTGGCGTCAAGTACGCCCATTAA
- a CDS encoding zinc-binding dehydrogenase, translating into MQFSRDDIDRIVREVVTQSQRPGVASSGQPIAATNSVPAKAKAAVLVAPKKVEIREFPLRAIGPDEILVKVEACGVCGTDIHCYNADPFGLAPVVLGHEGTGIVLEVGKNIQVDSVGKPIKPGDRIVTSLMKTSEACMIAKYNPLKANLCDDMRLYGLLPDEPDNHFNGYFGQYLIIRPDASVFVVNDMSVELRTLIEPAAVVCHALERAKTCGVKLNFRTRVIVQGCGPIGLMMLAVLRTYGINTLIAIDGNPGRLELAKKMGADETLNYRDYDGIDDLAAAVNSMTKGVGAHFGFQVTGVPAAFASLFKCIRRGGGICEVGHFVDGGQCSINPHFDICQKEITVTGSWVYNSVEYPNAYHFLQRAERIGLPMTSLITHRFPMEQIEEAFATNIRQEGVKIMIDHRL; encoded by the coding sequence ATGCAGTTTTCCCGAGATGACATCGACCGCATCGTCCGCGAGGTCGTGACCCAGTCCCAGCGCCCCGGTGTCGCTTCGAGCGGCCAACCCATTGCCGCCACGAACTCGGTTCCTGCCAAGGCAAAGGCTGCGGTGCTGGTCGCACCGAAAAAGGTCGAGATCCGGGAGTTTCCGCTGCGTGCGATCGGGCCGGATGAGATTCTGGTGAAAGTCGAGGCCTGCGGGGTCTGCGGGACGGATATCCACTGCTACAACGCCGACCCATTTGGGCTGGCTCCGGTCGTGCTCGGGCACGAGGGCACAGGCATCGTGCTGGAGGTAGGTAAAAACATCCAGGTGGACAGCGTGGGTAAGCCGATCAAGCCCGGCGACCGCATCGTCACGAGTCTGATGAAGACCTCCGAGGCCTGCATGATCGCCAAGTACAACCCGCTGAAGGCGAACCTGTGTGACGATATGCGGCTCTATGGGCTTCTGCCTGACGAGCCCGACAACCACTTTAACGGATACTTTGGCCAGTACCTGATCATCCGCCCGGACGCCTCGGTTTTTGTCGTCAACGACATGAGCGTGGAGCTGCGCACGCTGATCGAGCCTGCCGCCGTCGTTTGCCACGCGCTTGAGCGGGCCAAGACCTGCGGGGTGAAGCTGAACTTCCGCACGCGCGTCATTGTGCAGGGCTGCGGCCCGATTGGCCTGATGATGCTTGCCGTGCTCCGCACCTACGGGATCAACACCCTCATCGCGATCGACGGGAATCCCGGCCGCCTGGAGTTGGCCAAAAAGATGGGCGCGGATGAGACCCTCAACTACCGCGACTATGACGGCATCGACGATTTGGCCGCAGCGGTCAACTCCATGACGAAGGGTGTCGGCGCGCATTTCGGTTTTCAGGTCACGGGCGTACCGGCGGCTTTTGCCAGCCTCTTCAAGTGCATCCGTCGCGGCGGGGGCATCTGCGAGGTGGGGCACTTCGTGGATGGCGGACAGTGCTCGATCAACCCGCACTTTGACATCTGCCAAAAGGAGATCACCGTGACCGGCAGCTGGGTTTATAACAGCGTCGAATACCCGAACGCGTACCACTTCCTCCAGCGTGCCGAGCGTATCGGCCTGCCCATGACCTCGCTCATCACGCACCGTTTCCCGATGGAGCAGATCGAGGAAGCCTTTGCCACCAATATCCGGCAGGAAGGCGTCAAGATCATGATCGACCACCGCCTCTAG
- a CDS encoding AraC family transcriptional regulator, with the protein MDTDRIDTFSRYLPPGPNATRWGWRLIDAGRQQVPPGSPYPLTGHPLPYAFDKNGRRTLSEYQLVLITAGGGHFQSRSCRERSVSAGDTLLLFPGEWHRYRPGPRTGWSEYWLGFEGTEASRIMKNFFSRSRPIQPGAYTDEAIHIFERLLDWLRHPRPGGEQVAASFIPQLLALLRAGSIAAGAPRAREQELVMAVRARLLENPAERTALSSLAEELGVSYSLLRSLFRKHTGHSPRQFENLIRLNRARDLLAAGSSVSATAESLGYASVHYFSRAFKQQFGQAPQHWMRERSGQ; encoded by the coding sequence ATGGACACCGACCGCATCGACACCTTTAGCCGCTACCTCCCCCCTGGCCCCAACGCTACGCGCTGGGGATGGCGGCTGATCGATGCCGGACGCCAGCAAGTCCCTCCCGGCAGCCCCTACCCCCTCACCGGGCATCCCCTACCCTACGCTTTTGACAAAAATGGACGCCGCACCCTGAGCGAATACCAGCTGGTCCTCATCACTGCCGGGGGCGGGCACTTTCAGTCCCGCTCCTGTCGTGAGCGCAGCGTCTCCGCCGGGGACACCCTGCTGCTCTTTCCCGGCGAGTGGCACCGCTATCGCCCCGGTCCACGCACCGGGTGGAGCGAATACTGGCTGGGCTTCGAGGGCACGGAGGCCAGCCGCATCATGAAAAATTTTTTCAGTCGCTCGCGTCCGATCCAGCCGGGCGCCTACACCGACGAGGCGATCCACATCTTTGAGCGCCTGCTGGACTGGCTCCGCCACCCTCGCCCCGGCGGCGAGCAGGTAGCGGCCAGCTTCATCCCACAGCTTCTGGCCCTGCTGCGAGCCGGTAGTATCGCAGCGGGCGCTCCCCGTGCGCGAGAGCAGGAGCTCGTCATGGCCGTACGTGCCCGCCTGCTGGAAAACCCCGCAGAGCGCACGGCGCTCTCATCGCTGGCAGAGGAGCTCGGCGTGAGCTACTCCCTGCTGAGGAGTCTTTTCAGGAAGCATACCGGCCACTCCCCCCGGCAGTTTGAGAACTTGATCCGCCTTAACCGCGCACGCGACCTGCTCGCCGCCGGGAGCAGTGTGAGCGCTACCGCCGAGTCCCTCGGCTACGCCAGCGTCCACTACTTCTCCCGCGCGTTCAAGCAGCAGTTTGGGCAGGCCCCGCAGCACTGGATGCGCGAGCGAAGCGGGCAATAA
- a CDS encoding efflux RND transporter permease subunit, with amino-acid sequence MNTPNSTRRRGAIAWMAGHSVTANLLMCVFIVGGLIFSMRVKQEVFPEFELDVVSIAVSYPGASPEEVEQSIVLPVEEAVQGLDGVEEVTSTASEGSGTVRVELIEGENLQQLAADIKNEVDRITTFPDEAEQPTVSIVSRKRDVVTLVIHGNQDEWTLRSVAETVRDTLLSNPEITQVELSGARDYEVTITVPRERLRRYGLTLQDVADAINDSALDMAGGGVDTVSGEILVRLKQRRDFAQEFADIPVITGGDGVRVLLSDIADISDGFEDSDLYAYYNEDRAVLIDIYRIGDQTPISVASAVLDEVATLKQTLPKGISIDVLDDRSEIYSQRAELLLKNLFMGLLLVLLVLGIFLEARLAFWVMLGIPISFLGAFLFFPAFDITINMISMFAFIITLGIVVDDAIVVGENIYSHHQMGKPFHRAAIDGAREVAMPVVFSVLTNIAAFTPLFFVPGVMGKIFSVIPAVVVSVFAVSLIESLFILPAHLSHQKDIHPHGIGGRLHHLQQRFSRAFIHFVQDRYHPWLTRVLRWRYVVCAIGLGAMTLIFAWVDSGRMRMILMPRVEQDYAYASVELPYGSPVSQTERIRKQVLAAAERVVADNGGDQLAKGIYSIVGRGGSHVVTFRVYLTDANTRPISTLDFTRKWREEVGTLYGVDTSSFASDRGGPGSGQAVTVELSHRSIPTLEAAASDLAATLLEYAETTDSNDGFQPGKEQFNLKLKPEGQSLGLTARDVARQVRGSFYGAEALRQIRGRHEIKVMVRLPEQERSSEADVDSLILMTPAGGEVPLTDVVTIGRDRGFTTISRRDGRRILTVTADTADPADAPLITADLTANVLPELAARYPGLSYGYEGRQADMNDSIKAMMIGLLLAMLAVYALLAIPFNSYLQPAIVMLAIPFGIVGAVIGHIIMGYNLSLMSLLGIVALSGVVVNDSLVLIDFTNRLRREGRTAAEAVTGAASARFRAIILTTLTTFGGLFPMILETSRQARFMIPMAISLGFGILFATLITLVLVPCFYVILEDLRGRTHHKPGVGEEAPGHVPGEDAPAKM; translated from the coding sequence ATGAATACACCCAACTCTACCCGGCGCCGCGGCGCGATTGCCTGGATGGCCGGACACTCCGTCACCGCCAACCTGCTCATGTGCGTGTTTATCGTGGGCGGGCTGATCTTCTCCATGCGGGTCAAGCAGGAGGTGTTCCCCGAGTTTGAGCTGGATGTGGTCAGTATCGCGGTGAGCTACCCGGGGGCCAGCCCCGAGGAGGTCGAGCAAAGTATCGTACTGCCGGTCGAGGAGGCCGTGCAGGGGCTGGACGGCGTCGAGGAGGTCACCTCTACGGCGAGCGAGGGCAGCGGCACGGTCAGGGTTGAGTTGATCGAGGGAGAAAACCTCCAGCAGCTCGCCGCTGACATTAAAAACGAGGTGGACCGCATCACGACTTTCCCGGATGAGGCCGAGCAGCCGACCGTTTCCATCGTCAGCCGTAAGCGAGATGTGGTGACGCTCGTCATCCATGGCAATCAGGACGAGTGGACCCTGCGCTCGGTGGCCGAGACGGTGCGCGATACCCTGCTATCGAACCCCGAGATTACGCAGGTCGAGCTATCCGGTGCGCGCGACTACGAAGTGACGATTACGGTGCCGCGTGAAAGGTTGCGGCGCTACGGGCTGACGCTTCAGGACGTGGCCGACGCTATCAACGACTCGGCCCTGGATATGGCCGGGGGCGGTGTGGACACCGTTTCAGGGGAGATCCTGGTACGCCTCAAGCAGCGCCGCGACTTTGCGCAGGAGTTTGCGGATATCCCTGTCATCACCGGCGGGGACGGCGTGCGTGTGCTACTGAGCGATATCGCCGACATTTCCGATGGTTTTGAGGACTCTGACCTCTACGCCTACTACAATGAAGACCGGGCCGTGCTGATCGATATCTACCGTATCGGCGACCAGACGCCAATCAGTGTCGCATCCGCCGTGCTCGATGAGGTCGCCACGCTGAAGCAGACGCTCCCCAAGGGCATCTCGATCGATGTGCTGGACGACCGCTCAGAGATATACAGCCAGCGCGCAGAGCTGCTGCTGAAAAATCTTTTCATGGGGCTGCTCCTGGTGCTGCTTGTGCTCGGTATCTTTCTGGAGGCGCGGCTGGCCTTCTGGGTCATGCTGGGCATCCCCATTTCCTTCCTCGGTGCGTTCCTGTTTTTCCCGGCCTTTGACATCACGATCAACATGATCTCGATGTTCGCGTTTATCATCACGCTGGGGATCGTGGTGGATGACGCTATCGTGGTCGGTGAAAATATCTACAGCCACCACCAGATGGGGAAGCCCTTCCACCGGGCGGCGATTGACGGAGCCCGCGAGGTGGCCATGCCGGTTGTCTTTAGCGTGCTGACGAATATCGCGGCCTTCACGCCGTTGTTCTTCGTGCCCGGGGTGATGGGGAAAATCTTTAGCGTTATCCCGGCAGTGGTCGTGTCTGTCTTTGCCGTGTCGCTGATCGAGTCGCTGTTTATCCTGCCGGCTCACCTCAGCCACCAGAAAGATATCCATCCGCACGGGATCGGCGGGCGGCTGCACCATCTGCAGCAGCGCTTCAGCCGCGCCTTCATCCACTTTGTGCAGGATCGGTACCACCCCTGGCTGACGCGGGTGCTGCGCTGGCGCTATGTCGTATGCGCCATTGGCCTGGGGGCGATGACGCTGATCTTCGCCTGGGTGGATAGTGGCCGCATGCGCATGATCCTCATGCCGCGCGTGGAGCAGGACTATGCCTACGCCTCGGTTGAGCTGCCCTATGGCTCACCGGTATCGCAGACTGAGCGCATTCGCAAGCAGGTGCTGGCCGCGGCCGAGCGCGTTGTCGCCGATAACGGCGGCGACCAACTGGCCAAGGGCATTTACTCCATCGTCGGGCGCGGCGGTAGCCATGTGGTGACCTTCCGTGTCTACCTGACCGATGCGAATACCCGGCCGATTTCGACCCTGGACTTTACCCGTAAATGGCGCGAGGAGGTAGGCACCCTGTACGGGGTCGATACCTCCAGCTTTGCGTCCGACCGCGGAGGACCCGGCTCCGGGCAGGCTGTGACGGTCGAGCTTAGCCACCGGAGTATTCCCACTCTGGAGGCGGCGGCATCGGACCTGGCGGCGACTCTGCTGGAGTATGCCGAGACGACGGACTCCAACGACGGCTTCCAGCCCGGCAAGGAGCAGTTTAACCTCAAGCTCAAGCCCGAGGGCCAAAGCCTCGGACTTACTGCGCGTGACGTGGCACGGCAGGTGCGCGGTTCCTTCTACGGGGCCGAAGCTCTGCGGCAGATTCGCGGGCGGCACGAGATCAAGGTGATGGTCCGGCTGCCCGAGCAGGAGCGCTCCTCCGAGGCGGATGTGGATTCGCTGATTTTAATGACCCCGGCCGGTGGTGAGGTGCCGCTGACCGATGTCGTAACAATTGGGCGTGACAGAGGCTTTACCACGATCTCCCGCCGCGATGGGCGTCGTATCCTCACGGTGACGGCGGACACGGCCGACCCGGCTGACGCGCCTTTGATCACGGCGGACCTGACCGCGAATGTCCTGCCCGAGCTGGCAGCCCGCTACCCGGGGTTGAGCTATGGCTATGAAGGGCGCCAGGCGGATATGAACGACAGTATCAAGGCCATGATGATCGGCCTGCTGCTGGCGATGCTCGCGGTGTATGCCCTGCTGGCGATCCCTTTCAACAGCTACCTGCAGCCCGCTATCGTGATGCTCGCCATCCCGTTTGGGATCGTCGGCGCGGTCATCGGCCACATCATCATGGGCTATAATCTTTCGCTCATGAGTCTGCTCGGGATCGTCGCCCTGAGTGGGGTGGTGGTGAACGACTCGCTGGTGCTGATCGACTTTACGAACCGGCTGCGCAGAGAGGGGCGCACGGCGGCCGAGGCGGTGACCGGAGCCGCATCCGCGCGCTTCCGCGCGATCATATTGACCACGCTGACGACCTTTGGCGGTCTTTTCCCGATGATTCTGGAGACCTCCCGTCAGGCGCGTTTCATGATCCCGATGGCGATCTCGCTGGGCTTTGGTATCCTCTTTGCCACGCTGATTACGCTGGTGCTGGTCCCGTGTTTCTACGTGATCCTGGAAGACCTGCGCGGGCGTACCCACCATAAGCCCGGAGTCGGCGAAGAAGCCCCTGGCCACGTGCCCGGCGAGGACGCTCCTGCCAAAATGTAG
- a CDS encoding abscisic acid-deficient protein Aba4 family protein, with protein MPGWTIELLAGERLTRGFWLILAMPVPFWLAVIFFPSSQVVRRICHPMVAPTILLIPLLYLYYQTWELGGMVWPGGIGYTEAQSVVLHPMGFLILWCQLQIMHLFLGLVLFQHACRVGLRIPGELIACWVLGPIGLLVYLVRLLIKRVLS; from the coding sequence ATGCCGGGGTGGACGATTGAATTACTGGCCGGGGAGCGCCTGACGCGGGGCTTCTGGCTGATCCTTGCGATGCCTGTACCGTTTTGGCTGGCGGTTATATTTTTCCCCTCCTCGCAGGTCGTGCGGCGCATCTGCCACCCGATGGTTGCACCGACGATTCTGCTGATCCCGCTGCTGTATCTGTACTACCAGACGTGGGAGCTGGGCGGGATGGTCTGGCCGGGGGGCATCGGCTACACCGAGGCGCAGTCTGTGGTGCTGCATCCGATGGGCTTCCTGATCCTGTGGTGCCAGTTGCAGATTATGCACCTGTTTCTGGGGCTCGTCCTCTTTCAGCATGCCTGCCGGGTGGGGCTGCGTATCCCCGGCGAGCTGATCGCCTGCTGGGTGCTTGGGCCGATTGGCCTGCTGGTCTACCTCGTGCGGCTGTTGATCAAGCGCGTCCTCAGCTAA
- a CDS encoding L-rhamnose isomerase: protein MFDQVKDQYASLGVDVEKALEAMASTPISLHCWQGDDVGGFEGGDGELGSGLAVTGNYPGKARTIDELRQDLDQAVSLLPGTHRLNLHAMYGDFGGKSVDRDAIEPEHFQSWIDWCKSHGMGMDFNPSCFSHPKADAGFTLSSPDKGIRGFWIEHCKASRKIGAVIGQELGSACVTNVWIPDGMKDLPVDRLGFRKRLQESLDVVFEEKLDPAQNIDAVESKLFGIGSESFVVGSHEFYLGYAASRQTALCLDAGHFHPTEGIADKISSVLMVVPELLLHVSRGVRWDSDHVVLFDDPTQAIMQELVRCDALPRTHIGLDFFDASINRIAAWAIGTRAAQKCLLLALLEPREKLREAELAGDYTARLMMLETAKALPWSVIWEEFCHRNNVPGELALLDAIRQYERTVLAARS from the coding sequence ATGTTTGACCAGGTAAAAGACCAGTACGCCTCGCTCGGCGTCGATGTGGAAAAAGCGCTCGAAGCCATGGCTTCGACCCCGATCTCGCTGCACTGCTGGCAGGGGGATGATGTCGGCGGTTTCGAAGGGGGCGACGGTGAGCTGGGCAGCGGCCTGGCTGTGACCGGTAACTATCCCGGAAAGGCCCGCACCATCGACGAGCTGCGCCAGGACCTCGATCAGGCCGTCTCGCTGCTGCCGGGGACGCACCGGCTCAACCTCCACGCCATGTACGGTGACTTCGGCGGCAAGAGCGTCGACCGCGACGCCATCGAGCCCGAGCATTTCCAGAGCTGGATCGACTGGTGTAAGTCCCACGGCATGGGCATGGACTTTAACCCCTCCTGCTTCTCCCACCCGAAGGCCGATGCGGGCTTTACCCTGAGCAGCCCCGACAAGGGCATCCGCGGCTTCTGGATCGAGCATTGCAAGGCCAGCCGTAAGATTGGTGCAGTCATCGGTCAGGAGCTGGGCAGCGCCTGCGTGACCAATGTGTGGATCCCCGACGGGATGAAGGATCTGCCGGTGGACCGCCTCGGCTTCCGCAAGCGCCTGCAGGAGAGCCTCGACGTGGTCTTTGAGGAAAAGCTCGACCCGGCGCAGAACATCGACGCGGTCGAGTCCAAGCTCTTTGGCATCGGCTCGGAAAGCTTCGTGGTCGGCTCGCACGAGTTTTACCTCGGCTATGCCGCCAGCCGCCAGACCGCGCTCTGTCTGGACGCGGGCCACTTCCACCCGACCGAGGGCATCGCGGACAAGATTTCCTCCGTCCTGATGGTGGTGCCCGAGCTGCTTCTGCACGTCTCGCGGGGTGTCCGCTGGGACAGCGACCACGTTGTGCTCTTCGACGACCCGACTCAGGCCATCATGCAGGAGCTGGTCCGTTGCGACGCGCTCCCGCGTACGCACATCGGCCTGGACTTCTTCGACGCATCCATCAACCGCATCGCCGCCTGGGCCATCGGCACCCGCGCCGCCCAGAAGTGTCTGCTGCTGGCCCTGCTGGAGCCGCGTGAAAAGCTCCGTGAGGCTGAGCTGGCCGGTGATTACACCGCTCGCCTGATGATGCTGGAGACGGCTAAGGCCCTGCCCTGGAGCGTGATATGGGAGGAGTTCTGCCACCGAAATAATGTGCCCGGAGAGCTTGCCTTACTCGACGCGATCCGGCAATATGAGCGCACAGTATTGGCTGCGCGTTCTTGA